The genomic interval AGGGACAGTGCAGAGGTGGCATCAGCACAACCTAAAGGCGGCATGCTTTCCTGGCACTTCCTCTGTAAAAATGCACGCGATGTGGCCTGGGCAGCTTCTACCGCATTCGTATGGGATGCAGCCAGAATTAACCTTCCAAGCGGTAAAAAAGCACTGGCGCAGTCCGTATACCCTATAGAAAGCATCATGGCGCCTAATGGCTGGGTAAGATCGACAGAATTCGTAAAAGGCTGTATTGAGATCTACTCCAAACAATGGTTTGAATATACTTACCCTGTTGCCACCAACGTTGCAGGTATCGTAGGTGGTATGGAATATCCCGGTATCGTTTTCTGCTCTCATAGAAGTACCGGCGGTGGATTATGGGGTGTAACCGATCATGAATTCGGTCACAACTGGTTCCCGATGATCGTAGGCTCTAATGAAAGGAAATATGCCTGGATGGATGAAGGCTTCAATACTTTTATCAACGATGGCTCCGGTAAAGTATTCAATAACGGAGAGTTTTACCAGAAACAACAGGGGCAGTCAATGGGACGTGCTATGAGCGGAGATCCCATCATGAGCACTCCTGATGTGATCCAGAGCAGTTACCTGGGTATTGCAGCTTATTACAAACCAGCAATGGGCCTGGGAATACTGCGCGACTATATCCTCGGTAAAGAACGCTTCGACTATGCCTTCCGCACCTATGTTGAACGCTGGGCATTTAAACACCCTACGCCGTGGGATTTCTTCCGTACAATGGAGAACGTAGCAGGTGAAGACCTGAGCTGGTTCTGGAGAGGCTGGTTCCTGAACAGCTGGAAGCTCGATCAGGCCGTGAAAGATGTAAAATATGTGAACAACGATCCTGCAAAAGGCGCACTGATCACTGTAGAAAACCTCGAGCAGATGGCACTCCCGGTAGTGCTTGCCGTTACCGACAGCAAGGGCCGGACAGACACAGTAAAACTGCCTGCCGAGATCTGGCAGCGCGGCGGCAGCTGGACCTTCAAACATAATTCAGATTCCAGGATCACTAAAGTAGTAATTGATCCTGACAAAGCTTTCCCGGATGTGGATCCTTCCAACAATGTCTGGGCCGGTGGTTCGAAGAAAGTACCTGCCAATGTGAGCGCAAAGGACGTTCTCAACAAATACCTGCAGGCCATTGGTGGTGTTGATAAGGTCAACGCCATCAAAGACCAGACTATCACGGCTACCGGTTCTGTTCAGGGTACTCAGATCAAAATGACAAAGAAATTCAAATCGCCCGACAAATTCCTGCTGGATGTATTCATCCCGATGATGAATGTTCACGCTACCAAACTTGTTGTAAACGGAGATAGCGTTTCTGCTATACAGATGGGTACACCTACACCGGTAGATGCTGCATCCAAAGAACGCATCAAAGCTAACCTGGCGCTGATCCCGGAAGTGGGCTACCTGAAAGATGGCGTTGAAATACACCTGTCGCCCAACATCGTTACTGACGACAACGGTACCGACACTTATCTCATCACCGTAAAAGAAGATGAGGATCTGGTTACTGAGTTATATTACGATGTTACTACAGGCTTCCTGGTAAAGAAAATAAGCCGCAGCGGAGAACAGGAAACTGGTGCAATTGAAACCAGTGATTACAGAGACGTAAACGGTGTGAAATTCCCTTTCCTGCTGAAGAATAATATCGGTGGACAACAGATCGATTTCAGGGTAGACGAAATAAAAACAAACAGCGGTCTTACAGATACCGATTTTAAATAACGTATACAGAAAAGATTATTTGTTGAAGGAGAGGCCCTTCTGTTGGTAAGTACTTATTATCCGGCAGAAGGGCCTCTCCTTTGGCTTTTTTTGTCCGTAATTATTTATATTGTGGATTATTACCTGTCCTGACTAAACAGGACAACTTGTGTATCATACAGGCCTATAACAACACTAACAAACCCCGGAAGCAATTCCAGTAAACCCAACGCGAATGACGATAAAGGGGACATTTCGAGCAATTACCCTGATTGGTGCAGATACCCTTGATCTAAATGAGAGAAGCAGGATCATTAAAGTAAACATTCTCGCCATAGTCACCGGTGTAATGGCATTATTCTTCGGGACATTCTTCTATATTGTCTCAGGAAAGCTTGGTCTTTTTTTAGGCACTTTCGTGGAAGGATCTGCCTGTTTTTATGTTATATTCCTCAACAAAAAACGCAAGTACGACATAGCCGCATTCTATCTGCAGATGATCCACAACGCAGCGACATTCTATTTTGGCTGTTTACTGTCGGACGTTGTCGAAGCCAGTTTGCTCGCTATATTTCTCATCGGAACATCCCTGCTGATTGTAAAAGATAAAATGTTCCGCACTACCTGTATTGTAGTGGCAATGATCACGCTGGTCATGCTCGAAGTGAACAGGCTGGCGGGCATTATTCCGCCATATGATTTTAACCCGCTCAGCAAGATCGTTATCCATTATTCAGCTATACTTGTCATTGTATCCCTGAACATTCTCATCATTATGTTTTACGTAAAGCATAATGATGAACTGCTCAAGGCGCAGAAAGAACACAGCGAGAACCTGGAACATCAGGTGCAGATCAGGACTGCTGAACTGGAACAGGCCAATAACTATAAAAGCGTTTTTCTGCGGGAAACCAACCATGAGATCCGCGTGCCACTGAATGCCATCTACTCCATCAGTCAGTTACTGCTGATGGATGCAAAAAAGAATAATGATACAACCTATATAAAACAGGCAGAACACCTCTGCGCTGCCAGCCATCACGCCCTGGATGTGATCAATAACGTGCTGGAATTATCGAGAATAGAAGCAGGCAAGTTGCATGAAGTACACAATGAGGCTTTTGCCATCAGAGGTTTGCTGGACAATATCGTAGACACCGGCCAGTACATTGCGAAAGCAAAGGGTGTGCATATTGTACCGAACTATAATAAACGGAAACTTCCCACGCTTCTGGTCACCGACAAGGTAAAACTCACCCAGATCATTAACAACCTCCTGTTCAATGCAGTAAAATTCACGGCAGATAACAGCACCATTACTTTATCGGCGACTGTGGAAAATGACACCTGCTGCATCAAAGTAAAAGACCAGGGAGAAGGCATCAGCCAGGATATGATAGCTCCTATCTTCGATCCTTTCATTACAGGATGGAACAGCTTTTCCGGTGGCACCGGCCTGGGACTGCACATTGCCCGACATCTCGCTAACCTGCTGGGAGGTAACATTTCGGTGGAAAGCGTAGTAGGGAAAGGAACGGAATTCAGCTTGAGTTTTCCCTTGCAGGCCTGCGCAGTACCTGCCGCACAGGAAGAAGTACCTGAAATACGGATGGACGAGGCTCCTTATGCCGGCGTAAAAGTGTTGGTCATAGAAGATGATGATATGAGCCGGATCTATCTGACACAATACCTGCGGAGGCTGGGATGTGAATTGGAATCCTGCGGTACCGGCGCAGACACGATAGATTTGTTGCATCATTACACCCCCGATATCATCCTGGCAGACAGGCATCTGCCGGATATGGAAGCCGGAGAGATCCTGGCCTATGTAAGAAACGCACCTATGCTCAGAAGAGTTCCTGTGATAGTCATTTCAGGCGACGTTTTCGAAGAAGACAGGATCGCGACGATCGAAGCCGGCGCCACTGATTACCTGATCAAACCGGTCGATTTTAAACTGTTGAATGTTGCCCTCAAAAAATGCCTGAATAGCCCGGCATTACTATAAGCTTTCTTCCCCCTGTTGACGGATCATCCTGGTCCAGGCCGCATAACTACTCATCTTCCTGACTCTCACGTCATTTGACTGCGATTATGTCGCGTCATCACAGTACATTTTTGTCTGAATTAGTTTTCTCCTCTCACTTTTAAACCCAATTTTTATGCAACCAATTAACGTTCCATTACTCAATTGTCCGTTTGAGGCAAAGATCAGCCCTTTTGTGTCTGAAATTGACAGGCACACTTCCTCCTGGCTGCAGGAATTCAACCTGCTGCAATCAGACGAAGCGTACGACCGCTTCCGTAAGTACAAATTTGCCTGGATGACGGCCCGCACCTATCCGGACGCAGACCTGGATTTCCTATGCACGGCCAATGATCTGAACACCTGGCTGTTTGTACTGGATGATCTGCTGGACCATGTTACTCCCGAGACTTCAGCGTACCGGGAGCAGGGCTACCTGCAACAGGTTATTACTGACTTTGTTAATGTACTGCGGTACGACAAATGCATCGGCAGGGAAACCAACCCGGTACTCGCAGCGCTTAGCGACTTCTGGAACAAGATGCGGCAGCTAAGTACAGTGTCATGGCAATGCCAGTTCACACTCAGCCTGAAAGCCACCTTTGAGGCTGCTGTATGGGAAGCTGAGAACGCGAAACAGCGGAGACATCCTTCCGTGTTTCAGTACATGCAGATGCGTCCTTTCTTCAGCGGCGCCAACCTGGGCACAGACATGCTCGAAGTAGCAGCACAGACCTACCTCCCTGTTTTCGTACTACAGAATGAGCAGTTCCAAAAGCTGGTCGACCTTGCACGGCGGGCAGTATGCTGGGCGAATGATCTCTTTTCACTGTCCAAAGAACTGGCCCATGGAGACGATCATAATCTTGTAGTGGTGATCGAACATGAACAACAGATCAGCCTTGAGGAAGCTATTGCTGAAACAGCCGCTATCCATAATCGGGAAATAGCGCTTTTCAACGAGCTGAGAACCCAGCTGCCTTCATTTGGCGCTCACATCGACCTTTCCATCCAACGTCACCTGGATGCATTGGGAACCATGGTACGTGGGTTCATGGACTGGTCCATCTACGATACCGCCAGGTATGAATTCAATTACACTGCCAGATAATGCTATCCTGTAAATAATGCTATCCTATGGCCTGGCAGGAGCCTTTTCCTGCCAGGTATCTCCCCCGGCTGTACGACCTGCTGTAACTGCGGTCACCACCGTCGGCAGCCGGTAATAAGCCCTGGAAGCTGCGCAGATGCCTTCCCCCGAAACCTGTCGGCCGTAACTTGTCTATCTATTGCGTTGCTAACCATTTCATAGCAATTTTGCCAATCCGGTAAGATGCTGATAATCAACATATTTAAAAAGTGTTCAGTTTCCGCTTGGTAATGTTTAATATAATTTTATATATTTAACGTCGTTGTAGTGCGGGAGTAGTAATGCCCCTCCCAGTGGAAAAACCTAATGCCCTGATTGCCAGACGTGAAAGATAGACCCGGTTTATTGAAAACTAAAACCTGAATTTTAATCATATACATAATCCTGCTATCATGAAAGTAACACCTATCAGCTTTCCGAGTGTTTTCGAAACTGCGTATGGTAACACAGAAAATTCCTCAAAAGACTTATTGAATGGATTGAAGATCAAAAAAGATGAAAACTGGTATATAGTCGGGAACCTGGCAAGACGGGGTGGGATCAACCCTGGTCGTGTCACCAATGCCGCCCCACAGGAGGACGATTATGAGATCCTGTTCAAGGCCGGACTGGTGAATGTACTGGATAGGGTGCAGCAGCCATTGTCCATTACCATGGGTTTTCCGTTTTCAACGTACAACATCTATAAAGGCGCAGCAGAGAACTTCCTGAACAAACGCCATTTCCTCATAGAATATGATACGCATACTTTCAACAATAAAGGCGCTATCAAAAAAGGGATGCTGGACATTGAGCGGTATGAAGTGATCCCAGAGATTGTGGGAGGTATTATCGGTTTGAAAAAGACCATCAGTGATCCTAAGACTGAAAACTTTATCGCTGTCAGTTTCGGTTTTGGTACTATTGAGGGAGGTATGGCAACGGCGGATGGCCTCATTCACCGTACCTGCTTCAGCTCTCACGGTATCAAGTATGCCATCAACAACCTGGCCCGCGAGCTGAACAAACAATACTACCTGGATATGAAAAATGAGCACCAGCTGGACGATGCTTTCATGAAAGGTTCTATCTTTACCAACAGGAAACGTATTGACCTGAAGGATGTACGCAAGGCTTTATTGACCCAGTACTACAAGGAAGTGGTGTCTCCGCTGATGAGGAACTACTTTACCGACCAGGACTTTGAAAACTGTAGCAAGATCTACCTCATGGGTGGAGGTGCACACTACCGCGAACTGACGGATGCTTTCATGGAAGATTTTAAAGACTTCATTCCCGTTGAAGTAGCACCGAATCCTGAAAATCTTGTAAGCATAGGCTATTTGTACAACTCTTTAAGAATATCAGACGACAAACATCATCGCAGTGTAGGGCTTGACCTGGGCAATGCATCCTCGATCATTTCTATTTTTGAAGAAGAAACTTTATCTGCTGGCTCAAATTTGTGATGTGCTTCCCTTGAAAGAGTTAATCAAAAAGGCTTTTGGAAAGGACATGTTCCTTATTCCAAGCCAGGTGTCCGTACAGGGCGCCGTCGAATCCACTATTCCCGGACGTATTGATGGCAATATAAGAGGCGATGTCCGTACAGAGGGCATGCTTGTCATAGGTAAAAGCGCAAATATCCGCGGTAATATCTATGCAACAGACCTTGTTGCCTACGGAAAGATCTATGGGGATATTATTGTAAGCAATAAAGCTGTTATCAGCAACAAAGCATATGTAAAGGGAGATGTGACCGCACTCGTGCTGGAAGTTGAACAGGATGCCGTCATTGAAGGCGCCATCCGCAAACATCCGACGGAGGCTGACGATGTCGTTCCCCCTCCTGCTGAAGAAGACGTTGAGAAGCCACAGCCTGCTGAAGACGAAGAGCAGGCAAGTTCGTGGTTTTGATAAATTATTGGTCTTGAGAGCCCACCGTTAGCTGGTGACGTATAGAAAACTGGTTTGTGGTTGCTGATAAATTTCCCGGATGATCAATTACAAGCCGGACGAGGATTAACTTAAAATGATTCTTGTTCACAAACTGTAGTTGATCATTTTTTTATTGGCATGATCAAGGCATAAAAAAACGTATCATCATGATACGGACATCTTATAGTTCAATTTAGGGGAATTCAATTTGAAATGTAATACGCATCAGTGATCACTTTTCGCACGTCAATTAAAAGCGCAGTCTAGGTTTCTTTTGTGGAGGAAGTTGTCTCCTCAGTTTCTCTTTCAGCCCCTGGACCGGCTTGAAAAAAGCTGCAGTTTCTGCATCACTTAGCACCCTGGCCTTGCCATTCTTTATCAGCGTGGCCAGAATTTCCGCTGATCTGCTTAAAGTAATTGCCATTTCAAAACCCTTTTAAATTATTTATGTAAACACTAAAATTACCCAAATCTAAACATTTCTTTACCAATCTGTTCTTCCTTCCGTTCCAACTATAAAAAATGTTTTTATAGCCACCAAAGATAAGTGCACTGTAACCATCGGGATTGGGTTCAGTTGCATCAAGGATAAACAATCCGAATGCTTGCCTTCTCTTAATATTCACTTTATCTGATATTTCAGCTACCCATATGAACTCAGACATAAACATATCAGTAATATATTCTCTGGCGTCAGAATTGAAGTTTATACTACGAGCGATGTAGTCTTTATAAGATCGGCTGGAAGCCAAGAATAACCGAACAAAAATCTCAGTGCCATTGGCAATGGGAAAAGTTCCTCTCAGTAAAAGCTCTTTTATATAAGCCTTGGCTGTAATTGCTTCGAGATACAGTTTTGGATGTAGAGGCACAATAAACTCGTTAATTCTACAGGCCTTCCAATCCGGGCCATTATAGTGTAATGCAGGAGTATCAAAAGACTGCAACCGATATGGAGGCATATTATCGTCTATAAATACAATTTTTCTGGGAATGTCATCATTATCAAAGAACAGAATGCCTTTATCTCTAATAATAGACTTTAAGTCACTATCAGACTCCTCGGAAACCAAGAGATTGTCTGTCAACTCGTCTGTTGTTTGCGTCCGACCGATAGCTATCAATGCGTGGCCAATCGTTCCCGTTCGATGACTGTTATCCATTCCAAGTATCAGAGGCAGACCACTTTCAATGTAGCTCGAAAAGGCCCGCCGGAATAAGATATCTCCTAACTCGTCCCGGGTATAAATTTTAGCACCGAATCCAAGCTCCCTGATGGCAAAGCTGATTTGTTCGGTCAGCAAGCCTTCTGTAGGTATCAGTCGTGCATGAGAGCGACTTTTAATAATCTCCGCGATCATAGATGGAGGCACCGGACTATATTCCGCATACCTGGATGAAAAATATTCCATAACGGCCCAGATCGAAGTTTCAGCACAACTGATCATTTCAGCATCCTGAGAAGAATGAGGAAACCCTTCTGCCACCAATTTTACAGCGTGAACACTGGACGGGTAGCTGGAAGTAACACAAAGAAAATTATCTTCCTGCAGCGCCTTCGGATGTATAATACTCCTTCCTATGACGTTGGGGATCGTTGGCCTAAGCACCATAAAACCATAGTACCTCTCCTGGAGTGTTGACAAGCCTGCATGCTCTCTGAAATCGCTTGCGGAAAGCGGACCATCGAAGAAAGACAAACGGATACAGTCCTTTTTATAGTCTTTTAATTTCGTGGCGAAATAGGAATAATAAGTATCCCGATACATACTGTCGGCGTAGGGTGCTTCAATAACGAAATGTACAGTAGGCTTGAGCTTTTTTATTGACTCCAGTACGACGTTATCATATATGGAAGCCGCTGTACCATTGGGAATTTCCCACTCATTCGCGAAAAGAGCTGTTAATTCTGTTCGTAATTCTGTTGGATTACAAATTCTCGTTAGTCCCGTCATCAGGTATAGTATAATTGGATTAAAAGGTTAACAATGCACGTTGAGGAATCTGCAAACTATTACATTTTTACTAAACAATCTTCAGGATAACGAAATAATTTTTTAGTGTTCACTTAGACATAAAATCATTGCATATTCAGTACGCCAATTGCACATCTCATTTCTAATACATTCAAACGTTGACGTTTAAACGAACACAAACAAAAATCCCCGGCATTACACCCGGGGATATATAATTTAATGACACCAATATTGGAGAGCCGGTTTAATGCCTTGGCTTGGCCCGTTCATATTGCACCGGCCACACAAACGATTCATCTTTCAACTCATGCGCCGCATGCATGGGGAAATACGGATCTCTCAGATACTCCCTCGCCATGATCACCAGATCAGCTTTCCCTTCCGCGATAATGGACTCTGCCTCAGTTGCCGTAGTTATCAGCCCTACTGCACCGGTCAGTATACCCGTCTCCCTGCGGACATGTTCTGCAAACGGCGTTTGATATAAGGGCCCGACAGTTATTTTCTGATGATGCGCTAATCCTCCTGATGAGGTATCAATAAGATCTACGCCTTTATCCTTCAGGATGCGTGCCAGTGCTGTCGTGCTTTCCAGGTCCCAGCCGCCATCTGCCCAATCTGTTGCAGAGAGCCGCACAAACAGGGGATAATCTTCCGGCCATACTTCTCTCACAGCTGCCACTACTTCCAGTACCAGGCGGATCCTGTTCTCAAAGCTGCCGCCATAGTCGTCTGTCCGGTGATTGCTGAGCGGTGACAGGAATTGATGAAGCAAATAACCATGCGCCCCATGTAGCTCTATTACTTTAAAACCGGCCTTCAATGCACGTGCAGCGGCCGCTTTAAAATCTGCTATTACTTTATGAATACCTGCTGTAGTCAATGCGATGGGTTTCCCGTATTTCTCTGAGAAAGGAATGGCACTGGGCGCGTAGATCTCTTCCCAGCCGCCCTCTGCGGGGGGTACGAGCCTGATACCTTTCCAGGGCACTTCCGTACTTGCCTTTCTGCCCGCATGCGCCAGCTGTATACCAGGCACGGCACCATGAGCGGAAAGAAAACCGGTGATCCTTTGCAGATTCGCAATATGCGCGTCGTCCCAGATGCCAAGATCCGCAGGCGATATCCTTCCTTCCGGACTAACGGCCGCCGCCTCTGTGATAATAAGTCCGGCCCCTCCTACCGCGCGACTCCCCAGGTGCACTAAGTGCCAGTCATTGGCAAAACCATTCTCTGAGCTGTATTCACACATGGGCGAAACGGTAATCCTGTTCCTGAATGTAATATTCCTGATCTGTAAGGGTGAGAAGAGTGCTGCCATTGATCCTGTTATTTTGTTTACGTTTATGGGTTAAAAGTTAAGAAATAATGTAACAGGATCAGCAGAATAGTACGCAGGTCATCAAACGTCATTAACAAACCTTTATAGAACTCCGCCAGGAGTCCCCTTGTTTGTAGCCCTGGGTTTTCAATCCGGGGTATGGGAATTCCCCATTTTATCCCCGGTACATGAATATCACCTCCCGTCTTCGTCAACCACCATAAAACAAAAACCCCCAGGCTTCGCCTGAGGGTTCATTGCTAAATGTATGAAAAAGCAAGCTTAGTCGATACGTCTAACGTTAACGGCATTCATACCTTTCCTACCTTCCTGCAGCTCAAACTCTACTCTGTCATCTGCCTGGATTTCGTGAATAAGACCGTTCACGTGTACAAAAGTCTCTTTATTGGATTCATCATGCTTAATGAAGCCAAAGCCTTTTGTCTCGTTGAAGAACTTTACAGTTCCCTGGAATTTTGTGTTCATTTGTACTATTTGAAAAATTTGTAAAGGTTGAAGGTAACTCATAAAACCTACTGTACCAAATAAAACTCATTCTCTTTCAATATTTTCTCATATTGTTCACAATTATAAGATTAACATATTTATAACATTTTTATATATCAATCCTTATATGTACATTGTGCATATGCAATACGGGGATGCGACTTTTTTTGAACTTGATTCCGCTCTTTCTTCTTCTGTTTTATCGTCAATTGCCAACATTTATTACCTACAACTGATCGCGAACTAAATTTTTTCTTTTAAAATCTTTTATGGCCAAAGTTACATTCAACAACAAGAAAGCACTCTTTTTTCAATCGCTCAAAGCTGCTGTGGAAGAGTACTTTAAGGAAAACAACATTAAAAAGACAGGGAACAGGCATCTGTATATAAAGACAATCGTGCTCATCCCACTGGCGGTACTAATCTATCTCTCCCTGCTGATATTTCCAATGGCGGCACTGCCCGGTATCGCGCTATCGGCAATACTGGGGTTCGTTCTTGCCTGTATAGGTTTTAATGTCATGCATGATGCCTGCCACGGCAGTTACTCGGAAAACTCAACAGTCAACGATATCCTGGGCCTTACCTTAAACGCCCTGGGAGGAAATGCTTTTATCTGGAAACAGAAACATAACATCATCCATCACACCTATACAAATGTGGACGGGATGGACGATGACATCGCGAAGAGCCCGCTGATGCGTCAATGCAGCACCCAGACATGGACGCCGGCACACCGTGTACAGCATATCTACGTCGTAGCAATTTATGCGATCTCTTCCTTTGCTTGGGTGTTTATCATGGATTTTGTCAAATATCTTAGCCGCAAAGTATATAGAACACCATTGCAACCCATGAAGATGAAAGATCATCTCACGTTCTGGGCCAGTAAGGCATTGTATCTTGTATTCTACGTAGCGCTTCCCGTTGCCCTCCTCGGCTGGCAGGCCTGGCTGATAGGATTTACCGCTATGCACGTAGTAATGGGCTTTACGCTGGCCATCGTTTTCCAGCTGGCACACGTAGTGGAAGAAACTAATTTCGAAGCCGTGGGTGACGAAACGAAAGTCATTGAGAATGAATGGGCTATCCACCAGATCAATACTACCTCCAATTTTGCACCGGGTAATAAGATCATCTCCTGGTTTGTCGGCGGACTAAACTACCAGGTGGAACACCACCTGTTTCCCCGCATCAGCCATGTGCATTACCCACAGATCAGTAAGATCGTGGCTGCCAAGTGCGCGGAGTTCAATGTGCAGTACAACTGTCTGCCTACTATGATGTCGGCCGTCCGTTCCCACTTCCGCTTTATGCGCGATCTGGGAAGAAAACCGGTTCCGGCAATAGCTGGTTGACAAGGTCAAGTAATTGAAAAATAGTTGCTTGACTGTATCAAGTAACTGGCAAAAATAAAGCCCGGCAGTCTTTAAAGGCTGCCGGGCTTTACTATCTAATGTTTTCAGACCTACATTGTAGCCTTGTTAATCTCGGTAAATAGCTGACGGAAACACTTCGTCTGCGTATGCACCGTATCTGCAGGTTTACCGTCTTCACGGGGCCTTGGCTGTTTCCTGCCGTAATATTCGTCCATGAAGTCTTCCGCTCCCGACCATACAGTCTGCATCATTCCCTGGTACCTGTCTTTCATGATCGGTGTAGCCGACGCACGGAATTCCAGCATATCCTTCACTTGTTGGGTGGCAAATTCCGGCTTCCTCCAGGGACAGGTGATCACCTTCAAGCCCTTCATCGCGAAATATACCGGCGTTTTATCCGGACGGTCGTAATGCCAGTCGCAGATCGTCACATCTTTAGGGATCAGGTCAACAGCGCGATAGGTATTGTTCAAACTACCTTCCCACATACCAATACCAGTGGTTTTACCATCTATAAGCCGATCGCCCCATATCCATAAATCCCTGCCCTTTTCTGCCAGGTGATTGCGCAACAGGCTCACCTCTCCTGCGAATAATTCCGCCTTGTCGCGGCCGCCACAACGGGGACACTTCGCTTCTCCTATATAGAATACCTCATCCATCCCCGCATGGAAAGCTGTGCTCTCAAACGCATCGCACAGCTCATCTACCAGCTTGAATACCACGTCGTGCACTTCGGGGTGCAGCGGACAATAACTCTTACAATACAGCCCGTCTGCATTAGGCCATTCGTATTTCTCCGGCATCTTCACCCAGGGCGTTTCGTCAAACTGGGGGAACTTCGTCAGCAGGTTGTGCGTCTGACCAGCCCAGGATTGATGCCCCAGCAGGTTCAGTTGCGGAATGAGATTGATCTTGTTCTGACGGCATACCTGCACCAGCTTCTTGATATCGGCTTTGGATAAGGCCACGGGGTCCCTCAGCTCAGGAAAACTTTCGTACTCATAGTTGTAGTCCACCCGTAGTATCAGGGTGTTGACCTTACGGGTTACCAGTTCTTCCCTGATAAATTTGATAAAGTCATCGAGTGCGGGCTTTCTCGGCGCTCCGATACAAAAGCCCCTTACGGGCATAATACTGTCAGGTACAGGCGCCTGTGTAGCGGTTGTCCTGCTGCCAGACCTGAATGCAGTCAGTACCGCCGCCAGCGCACAAAGCAGGAGCACATTTCTCATAAATGTGGCATTAAGCATGGAATTGAATTTAGAACGTGAACATGAATAATGGAAAGGGCCGTCCGCCTTCAGCGAACAGCCCTTGTAAAATAACAAAAATTAGCAGCAAATTATTTCATATTCAGATCAACGGCACCTCTTATTTCTGTTGACACCTCTCCTACCGCCGGGTCGCCTTTGTCCTGCTGTCCTGTATAGACC from Chitinophaga filiformis carries:
- a CDS encoding NADH:flavin oxidoreductase/NADH oxidase, with the protein product MAALFSPLQIRNITFRNRITVSPMCEYSSENGFANDWHLVHLGSRAVGGAGLIITEAAAVSPEGRISPADLGIWDDAHIANLQRITGFLSAHGAVPGIQLAHAGRKASTEVPWKGIRLVPPAEGGWEEIYAPSAIPFSEKYGKPIALTTAGIHKVIADFKAAAARALKAGFKVIELHGAHGYLLHQFLSPLSNHRTDDYGGSFENRIRLVLEVVAAVREVWPEDYPLFVRLSATDWADGGWDLESTTALARILKDKGVDLIDTSSGGLAHHQKITVGPLYQTPFAEHVRRETGILTGAVGLITTATEAESIIAEGKADLVIMAREYLRDPYFPMHAAHELKDESFVWPVQYERAKPRH
- a CDS encoding cold-shock protein encodes the protein MNTKFQGTVKFFNETKGFGFIKHDESNKETFVHVNGLIHEIQADDRVEFELQEGRKGMNAVNVRRID
- a CDS encoding fatty acid desaturase family protein encodes the protein MAKVTFNNKKALFFQSLKAAVEEYFKENNIKKTGNRHLYIKTIVLIPLAVLIYLSLLIFPMAALPGIALSAILGFVLACIGFNVMHDACHGSYSENSTVNDILGLTLNALGGNAFIWKQKHNIIHHTYTNVDGMDDDIAKSPLMRQCSTQTWTPAHRVQHIYVVAIYAISSFAWVFIMDFVKYLSRKVYRTPLQPMKMKDHLTFWASKALYLVFYVALPVALLGWQAWLIGFTAMHVVMGFTLAIVFQLAHVVEETNFEAVGDETKVIENEWAIHQINTTSNFAPGNKIISWFVGGLNYQVEHHLFPRISHVHYPQISKIVAAKCAEFNVQYNCLPTMMSAVRSHFRFMRDLGRKPVPAIAG
- a CDS encoding family 20 glycosylhydrolase, whose translation is MRNVLLLCALAAVLTAFRSGSRTTATQAPVPDSIMPVRGFCIGAPRKPALDDFIKFIREELVTRKVNTLILRVDYNYEYESFPELRDPVALSKADIKKLVQVCRQNKINLIPQLNLLGHQSWAGQTHNLLTKFPQFDETPWVKMPEKYEWPNADGLYCKSYCPLHPEVHDVVFKLVDELCDAFESTAFHAGMDEVFYIGEAKCPRCGGRDKAELFAGEVSLLRNHLAEKGRDLWIWGDRLIDGKTTGIGMWEGSLNNTYRAVDLIPKDVTICDWHYDRPDKTPVYFAMKGLKVITCPWRKPEFATQQVKDMLEFRASATPIMKDRYQGMMQTVWSGAEDFMDEYYGRKQPRPREDGKPADTVHTQTKCFRQLFTEINKATM